The stretch of DNA CTCCACCTCGACGCGGCGCTCCGAGAAGGTCGCCTCGCTCTCGCGACGCTTCTCCATTATCTCGCGGATCTGCTCCCCCTCCCGCTCCGAGATGGCGAGCAACTCCTCGGCGATCTCGCGCTCCCGTGCCAGCACCTGACGGATCTGTGCGTCGCGCTCCTGCTCCTCTCGAAGACGCGTCTGCTCCACGGCCTGACGAGCGGCCTCCTGGGCGCGCTCGGAGCGCTCCAGGCGCTGCCGTTCCTGGGCATCGAGCTCCGCGGCACGCGCGTGCTCCTCAAGGAGCGCTTCGAGCCCGGAGACCTCCTGCTGCCACCCCCGCGCGGCGCCCCGAGCGCTCTCAAGGGTCGCGACCCACACCGCGTCCTGCACCCGAGCCACACTGAGCTCTCGCAGCGCCACCCGGCTGCGCGGCTCCTCCTGCAGGCGCGTCTGCAAATAGCCCAACACACGATCGCCAAGCTCACGCTCCCGCGCCACTCGGACTTCGACCTCGTCCACGCCGGCGATCGCGTCACGCAACGCCTCCACCCGCGCCCGGACCGCCTCCTCATCGAGCTCTGTACCGGCCGGCGCGGCGGTGGCACTGCGCTGCGGCGCACCCACGCCCTCGTCGCCTGCGCGGAGCTCACTCTCGGAACTCGCCAGCGCCGGCGCCCCGGACGCCTCATCTTCAGCGGCCCCCGGCGCGCTTGTTTCGCTCGCGCCGCCCGCGGCGGCTTCGACCCTCGGCTGGGCCCACGCCGTGGGGGCCTCAACCTTCAGGGCCACCATCAGCGCGAAACACCACGCGATGACGATAACCCTTCGCACTGCAGACATAGACTTGGCCGTTGTGGGTGGAATCAGTAAGCTACGCCGCGAAAGGTTAATCCAACCTCACCCGTTCTCAAAGTTTTTGCCGTGCCCACATCCCCCCCCTTCCTGACCTGGCGCCCGCTCAGCGCGGCGCTCTTCGCTGTGGTGCTCCTTGGCTGTGCGTCCACAGGCGCTCCCCCGCAGCGTTGGTCCGATGACTACCTGGAGGCCATGCGCCTGCCTCCAGACCAGGCAGAAGACCAGCTCACCGCGCTTGCCGAGCGCGCTCCCAGCCCGGAGCAGGCTCGGGACGCCCGCTTTGAACTGGCGCGCTTCGCGCTCCGCCGCGGTGACATCGACGAGGCGACTCAACGCTTTGAGTCGCTGTGGAACGAAGGCATCGAAGACCACGTCACCAGCCGGGCCCTCTACGAATCGGCGCGCCTGAACATAGAGCACCATGGCGACCGCCCCGCGGGCATCGCCCTGCTCCACCGCGCCATCGCGCAAAGCGCGCCCTGGGCCGGCACCGAACTGGCGCTCGCTTACCTGGTCAAGGTCGAGCGGCAGGCCGACAACAGCGCCGGCCTCATCGCCGACCTCGACCGCATCGCGGCCGGACTCCTCGACCCACGCCTCAAAGCCCAACTTCATCTGGCTGTCGGGGAACTCCACGCCGAGGAACTCGCCGCCGAAGAGAAGGCACTGGCCGCCTACCGCCAGGCGGCACTCGCCTGCGCAGACTGCGCCGCGGCCGACGAGGCCCTCTGGCGCATGGCTCAGATCTACCAGCGCCACCAGAACTTCGAACCCGCTCGCCAGGCCCTCTCCCTGGTTGCCAGCCGCACCGAGGAGAGCTGGTTCGTCGGCAGTTATCACAGCCACCGCGCCGCCGATGCCCGCTTCGAACTCGGCCTGCTCCACCTGCTCTTCCTCGACGACTACGACGCGGCCCGCGACCACTTCGAGACCTTCATCGACGTCTTCCCGCACGCCCAACGACGCCCCGAGGCCGCCTGGCACCTGGTCGAGATCACGCGGCTCAGCCAGAGCTCCAGCGCCTATCGCCGGGCCCTCCGCCGCTTTGTACGCGATTACCCCGACAACCGCCGGCGCCCGATGGCCGAGCGCCGGCTCAGCGAGCTCTCATGATCCGCATTGAGAACGTCACCAAGTACCATGAGGGGCGTGTC from Lujinxingia litoralis encodes:
- a CDS encoding tetratricopeptide repeat protein, yielding MPTSPPFLTWRPLSAALFAVVLLGCASTGAPPQRWSDDYLEAMRLPPDQAEDQLTALAERAPSPEQARDARFELARFALRRGDIDEATQRFESLWNEGIEDHVTSRALYESARLNIEHHGDRPAGIALLHRAIAQSAPWAGTELALAYLVKVERQADNSAGLIADLDRIAAGLLDPRLKAQLHLAVGELHAEELAAEEKALAAYRQAALACADCAAADEALWRMAQIYQRHQNFEPARQALSLVASRTEESWFVGSYHSHRAADARFELGLLHLLFLDDYDAARDHFETFIDVFPHAQRRPEAAWHLVEITRLSQSSSAYRRALRRFVRDYPDNRRRPMAERRLSELS